CATACACGCCATACCAGCCAGAAATTTCGCAGGGTCGACTTGAGGCGTTGCTGAACTTCCAGACCATGGTGCAGGAGTTGACGGGGCTGCCTATTTCAAACGCATCGCTTCTCGACGAAGCCTCCGCCGTTGCCGAGGCAGTCGGCCTGATGAGCCGCACCGTGAAGAAGGGGCGTCGTGTGATCCTCGACCAGCGCCTGCACCCGCAGGTGATCGCTGTGGCGGCTGAGCGTGCCCGCGCGATCGACCTCGAGGTGGAAGTAACTGCTCTTGATAGTCCGCTTGTTGGCGAGGATCTCGTTGGCGTGGTCATTGCGTACCCGGGCACGGAGGGCGACATCGTCACCCCGGAGCCGATCATCCAGGCAATCCACGACCGCGGCGGCCTAGCTACCGTCACCGCCGACCCATTGGCGCTCATGCTGTTGAAGAGCCCCGGTGAGATGGGCGCAGACATCGTCGTGGGCAACACCCAGCGTTTTGGTGTCCCACTGTTCTACGGTGGTCCACACGCGGCCTACATGGCAGTGACCGACAAGATTAAGCGACAAATGCCTGGTCGTTTGGTGGGTGTCTCCAAGGATCTCGAGGGCACCCCCGCTTACCGGTTGGCCCTGCAGACCCGCGAGCAGCATATCCGTCGCGAGCGCGCGACGAGCAACATTTGTACCGCCCAAGCATTGCTGGCTGTCACCGCGTCCTTCTACGCGGTCTACCACGGCCCTGAAGGTCTTAAGCAGATCGCACTGAAGGTGCGTGAGTATGCGGGGGCGTTTGCATCGTCGATAAGCAATGCTGGTTTGCAAGTGCGACACAAGGATTTCTTCGACACCGTTGCGGTTGAGGTACCAGGTCGCGCGCAGGGCATCGTCGACACGCTTGCTGATAGCGGCTACCTAGTGCGCGCAATCGACGCAGACACCGTCGGCGTGAGCTTTGGCGAGGACACTACCGACGAGGATCTCACCGTGTTGCTCAGCGGATTCGGTATCACTGAGGTCACTAAGGTCACTGAAGGCACCGAGGGCACATACCCGTTGCCAGCTGACCTGGTGCGCGAGGATGCACCACTGACCCACGAGGTGTTCAACACCTATCACTCCGAAACCCAGCTGATGCGCTACATCCGCATGCTTGGCGATAAGGATCTTGCGCTGGATCGCACGATGATCCCGCTGGGTTCGTGCACCATGAAGCTGAACCCGACCGCGGGAATGGAAGCGATTACATGGCCCGGCTTTGCCAATGTCCACCCGTTTACTCCGGATGCTTACACCGAAGGCTGGCGTGAGCTGATCGGCGAGGTGGAGACCTGGCTCGAGGAGGTCACCGGCTACGCCAAGGTGTCGGTGCAACCAAACGCGGGCAGCCAGGGCGAGCTTGCCGGTTTGCTTGCTATTCGACGATTCCACGTGGCCAACGGCGACAACGACCGCGACATTTGCCTGATCCCAGCGTCTGCGCACGGCACCAACGCGGCCAGTGCGACGTTGGCTAACCTGCGCGTGGTGGTTGTGATGACTGCCGACGACGGCTCCATCGACATCGATGATCTAGATGCGAAGCTGGAAGAACATGGCCAGCATGTCGCCGCGATCATGATTACTTATCCGTCGACGCACGGCGTATTCGAAGACACCGTCACGACGGTAGCAGACAAGGTTCACGCAGTGGGCGGCCAGGTCTACATCGACGGTGCAAATATGAACGCTCTCACGGCGATTGCGCGGCCGGGCGATTTTGGCGGCGACGTCTCGCACCTGAACCTGCATAAGACGTTCACCATTCCGCACGGTGGCGGCGGCCCAGGCGTGGGTCCCATCGGTGTGGCCGAGCACCTCATTCCGTTCCTGCCGTCGGATCCGAACATGAGCAACCCCGCCGCAGAGGCCGAGGTGGGCACCGGCGTTCCGGTGGCTGCAACCAAGTACGGTTCCGCTGGCGTGCTTCCGATTTCGTGGAGCTACATCGCGATGACGGGTTACGAGGGCCTGAAGCAAGCCACCCAGCACGCAATTCTGGCGGCGAACTACGTGGCTCAGGAGCTCAAGGATGACTTCCCCACGCTCTACACCGGCGAAAACAACCTGGTGGGCCACGAGTGCATCTTGGACCTACGCGAGCTGACCGACAAGTCCGGCGTAACGGCTGCCGACGTGTGCAAGCGCCTGATGGACTTCGGTTTCCACGCGCCAACCCTGGCATTCCCGGTGGCCGGCACGCTGATGGTCGAGCCGACCGAGTCCGAGGATCTGGCAGAGCTAGACAGATTCGTCGAGGCGATGAAGACCATCCGCGCCGAGATTCAGGAGATCATCGACGGCTTGGTCGACTACGAAAACAGCGTGATCCGCTTTGCGCCGTACACCGCTTTGTCGGTGGCCCGTAACGACTGGGAATACGAATTCGACCGCGAGAAGGCCGCCTACCCGGTGGCTGGCTTGCGGCGCGGCAAGTACTTCCCACCGGTGCGCCGCATCGACGAAGCGTTTGGCGATCGCAACCTTGCCTGCGCATGCCCTCCACCATCTGCGTTCGACATCTCTTAAAGGAGTTCCATCATGAGCACTTCCCCACTTCACTCAGCACACGAGGCACTTGAGGCAAGTTTCACCGACTTCGGTGGATGGGACATGCCCTTAAAGTACGACAACGAACTCGACGAGCACCGCGCAGTTCGCCACACCGCGGGCTTGTTTGACCTCTCCCACATGGGCGAGATTGAGGTCGAAGGCCCCGGCGCGGGAGATTTCTTGGACTACGCGCTGATCTCCAACTTGTCGGCGCTCAATGTTGGCAAGGCCAAATACTCGATGATCGTCAACGACAACGGTGGCATCATCGATGATCTGATCACCTACAAGCTCGCCGAGGACCGCTACCTGGTTGTCCCGAACGCCGGCAATACCCCGGCTGTCTGGGAGGCACTGACCGAACGCGCCGAAGGCTACGACGTCACCCTGGACAATCAGTCCGCAGACACCGCCCTCGTGGCACTCCAAGGCCCCGACTCCGTGCAGATCCTGACGCCTTTGCTTGACGACGACCCCGATGCCCTGGAGTACTACTCCGCGCAGGAAACCAAGTTCAACGGCATCGACGTGCTGCTCGCGCGCACCGGCTACACCGGCGAAGACGGCTTTGAGATCTACCTGCGTAGCGACGATGCGCTGGCCGTCTGGGACGCGCTGAAGGACGACGCAACCCCATGTGGCCTGGCGTGTCGCGATTCGCTGCGCCTAGAGGCATCGATGCCGCTTTATGGCCACGAGCTCTCGCTGGACATCACTCCCGTGGAGGCTGGAATGTCGCGTGCGTTTGCGAAGAAGGGCGCGGACTTCGTCGGCAAGCAAGCGCTTGTTGGGCGTGAACCAGAAGTTGTGATTGCTGGGCTGACCAGCGATCAGCGACGAGCCGCGCGCGAGGGTTCGGAGATCTTCATCGGCGATACGAGGATCGGAGTGGTCACCTCTGGGCAGCCTTCGCCGACCTTGGGGTACCCGGTTGCTTTGGCGCATGTGGCACCGGAGCACTCGGAAATTGGAACCGAGGTCGAAATTGACATCCGTGGACGCCGCTACCCGTTTACTATCAGTACAACCCCGTTTTACTCACGAAAGGCTTAATCCATGTCCTTGCCACAAAACTTCTCCTACTCCGAAGACCACGAGTGGATCAACGCTTCTGCGGACGACGTTGCGGGCACCACGGTGCGCATCGGCATCACCTCCGTAGCAACTGAGCGCCTAGGCGAGGTCGTCTTTGCTGAGCTCCCAGAGGTAGGCGACACCGTC
The Corynebacterium breve genome window above contains:
- the gcvP gene encoding aminomethyl-transferring glycine dehydrogenase; this translates as MSQFIDRHLGPNTPEREEMLARVGYPSLDALIDAALPPSLKDGALPQLPAPLTETEAQNRLRSLAEKNTVLKAFYGQGYSSTITPPVIRRGVVEDAGWYTAYTPYQPEISQGRLEALLNFQTMVQELTGLPISNASLLDEASAVAEAVGLMSRTVKKGRRVILDQRLHPQVIAVAAERARAIDLEVEVTALDSPLVGEDLVGVVIAYPGTEGDIVTPEPIIQAIHDRGGLATVTADPLALMLLKSPGEMGADIVVGNTQRFGVPLFYGGPHAAYMAVTDKIKRQMPGRLVGVSKDLEGTPAYRLALQTREQHIRRERATSNICTAQALLAVTASFYAVYHGPEGLKQIALKVREYAGAFASSISNAGLQVRHKDFFDTVAVEVPGRAQGIVDTLADSGYLVRAIDADTVGVSFGEDTTDEDLTVLLSGFGITEVTKVTEGTEGTYPLPADLVREDAPLTHEVFNTYHSETQLMRYIRMLGDKDLALDRTMIPLGSCTMKLNPTAGMEAITWPGFANVHPFTPDAYTEGWRELIGEVETWLEEVTGYAKVSVQPNAGSQGELAGLLAIRRFHVANGDNDRDICLIPASAHGTNAASATLANLRVVVVMTADDGSIDIDDLDAKLEEHGQHVAAIMITYPSTHGVFEDTVTTVADKVHAVGGQVYIDGANMNALTAIARPGDFGGDVSHLNLHKTFTIPHGGGGPGVGPIGVAEHLIPFLPSDPNMSNPAAEAEVGTGVPVAATKYGSAGVLPISWSYIAMTGYEGLKQATQHAILAANYVAQELKDDFPTLYTGENNLVGHECILDLRELTDKSGVTAADVCKRLMDFGFHAPTLAFPVAGTLMVEPTESEDLAELDRFVEAMKTIRAEIQEIIDGLVDYENSVIRFAPYTALSVARNDWEYEFDREKAAYPVAGLRRGKYFPPVRRIDEAFGDRNLACACPPPSAFDIS
- the gcvT gene encoding glycine cleavage system aminomethyltransferase GcvT, with product MSTSPLHSAHEALEASFTDFGGWDMPLKYDNELDEHRAVRHTAGLFDLSHMGEIEVEGPGAGDFLDYALISNLSALNVGKAKYSMIVNDNGGIIDDLITYKLAEDRYLVVPNAGNTPAVWEALTERAEGYDVTLDNQSADTALVALQGPDSVQILTPLLDDDPDALEYYSAQETKFNGIDVLLARTGYTGEDGFEIYLRSDDALAVWDALKDDATPCGLACRDSLRLEASMPLYGHELSLDITPVEAGMSRAFAKKGADFVGKQALVGREPEVVIAGLTSDQRRAAREGSEIFIGDTRIGVVTSGQPSPTLGYPVALAHVAPEHSEIGTEVEIDIRGRRYPFTISTTPFYSRKA